Sequence from the Paraburkholderia acidiphila genome:
GGATCTCGCGAACAGTTGAGCCTTCAGGGTAAGCGTCAGCCTGCGCCTACGCGCCGGCGCAACTCCTTCGAAGCCGCGAGCGGAATGCGCGCATCGTCCCATGTGGCGAGCCATTCGACCTCTTTCGCGGCGAACACCTGACCATGATTGCGCAGCGCGTACTGCAATGAATCGATGACGTGATTGCGGATGATTTCGGGCGTATGCGGGTCGTCGAGGACGATACGCAACGCTTCGAGCGTGGCCATTGTGCGGCTCCGGCGAAGGTGGCAACCGCAACGTTATCTCACGACAAAAAAGCAAGGCAAAAATAGCGCTTGCCGGGCGGGAAACACTGCCCGGCTCCGGCGCCTCAATGACGCGTGCGCTTGAAGATCTCGTACTCCTCGGCGATGGCCCGCGCAACGGCGGGCCGCTCGCGCACGCGTTGGGCATAGGTCGCAATGGCTGGCCATTGCGACACATCGATGCCCACGTACGGCGCCCAGTTCAGCACGGTCACGAGATAGGCGTCCGCCACGCTGAACTCGTCGAGCAGGAACGTGCGCGATTCGAGGTGATGCGCCAGCAGATCGAAGCGGCGCGGGACTTTGCCGCGCGCATATTCCTTGACGGCTTCGTCGACGTCCTTGCCGAGCAACGGCACGAACACGGCCTTATGCAGTTCGGTGCCGATGAAGCCCAGCCAGTGATGCAAGCTCGCGCGTTCACGCGTGCCGGCTGGCGGGGCGAGCCGCGCTTCGGGAAAGCGATCGGCCACCCACGGCAGCACCGCAGAGTTTTCGGTGAGCGTCCAGCCGTCGTCCTCGCGCAGCACCGGCACCTGGCCGAGTGGGTTGACGGCAAAGAAGTCGCCGCCTTCGGCGAGCTGCTTCGTGAGCGTATCGACCTGAATGTAGCGGGCCTGCGCGCCTGCCTCGTAGAGCGCGATGCGTGTGGCGAGCGAGCACGCCAACGGGGCGAAATACAGATCCATCGTCATCCTCCGTTACTGTTTTTCGGGTTCTTCGAGTTTTGTACTATAGTGAACAAAAATCGACGATCCAATATTTATATGCAATCCAGTACAAAAAAGGATAGCCGTCCGCGTGGACGCCCGCGCGCCTACGATCCGGAGCAGGCGCTGGCCCGCGTGCGCGACACGTTCTGGCGCAACGGCTACACGGGCACGTCGCTCGACGACCTCAGCGAGGCGACTGGCATGAACCGGCCGAGCCTGTATGGCGCATTCGGCGACAAGCACGCGCTCTATCTGCAAACCATGGAGCACTACGTGGAGGCGGGGCGCGCGGCGATGGAGTCCGCGCTCGACGCTGCATTGCCGCTGCGCGAGGCGCTGATGCGCGTATTCGACGGCGCGCTCGGCTGGTATTTCCCGGCGCACGACGCGGCGCGCGGCTGCCTGCTGATCGGCACGGCGGCGGTGGAAGCCGTCAACGACGACGCGGTGCGCGAGCGTCTTGCCGCGGGATTGCGCACGTTCGACAAGGCGTTCGAGCGGCGCCTGCGCACTGCGCTCGCGCAAGGCGAGCTGCCGCCCAATGCCAGCGCGCCGATGCTTGCGCGCCTCGCGTCGGCGGTATTGCACAGCATGGCGCTGCGCGCGCGGGCCGGCGATTCGCGGGCCTCGCTGCGCGCCATGGCAGTGGCGGGCGTGACGCTGATCTGCGGCGAAGCGCCGGTTGCGACCGATGCGCGCGCGGCGCGGCGGCGCTCGAAGTGACATCACGCTGAACGCCGTTCGACGGCGCTGCGGCACCGGTCCGCACGCCGCTTTCCCTTGTTACACTGGCGCAGTCGCGCAGGGACCGCTTGCGCACTCGAAGAGGGGAACACGATGGTGCGCTACAGGCACTACAAGGGTGGCATTTACGAACTGGTCTGCGAGGCGACGCTCGAATCGGATCCTTCCGTCACGATGGTCGTGTATCGCGCGGCGAACGGTACGATCTGGACGCGACCCTCTACGGTGTTCTTCGAACTCGTCGAGCACGAAGGCGGCCTCGTGCCGCGCTTCGCGCCCGTCAACTGATATCTTCCGGACTTGTCTTTTCCACGCTTAAGAGGTTTTGCCGAATGCGTTTACTGATTGCGCTGATCCTGCCCTGGCTTCTGTTCTTCACCATTGGGCGGCCGATCGCGGGCATCGTTTGTCTGATCCTGCAGATCACGTTGATCGGCTGGATTCCCGCCGCGATCTGGGCCGTGTATTCGCTCAGCCAGTACAAGACCGACCGGAAAATAGAGGACGCCCTCGGCCGCCGCGGCTAAATTTCGCAGCGAGCGCCTCTGGGCCACACGTGGCGCTTTCGCGGTTACAACCGTAATCCACGCTCACAATTCAATAAGAACTTAATGCTGATTTTTCTTTCTTACAAATAGAAAGGAGGATCGGCAATGTTCAGGTTCGTTCTCACAGCGGGGGCCATCGCGCTCCTTGCCGGGTGTGCGGTGGCCCCCGGCTACGACTACGGCTACGGCGGCTATGGCCAGCCGTACTCCACCGGCTATTACAGCGGTTACGCGCCGGGCTATGCGCCGGCATATGGCAGCGTCAACATCGGCGTGTGGGGCGGTGGCGGCGATCGCGACTATCACGGCGGCGGCGGTGGCTGGCACGGCGGCGGCCCGGGTGGCCCTGGCGGTCATGGTGGCGGTCACGGCGCACCTTGGGGGCCGCGGGGCGGCGGTCATGGAGGCGGCCCAGGCGCAGGCCACGGCGGCGGAGGTCATGGCGGCGGAGGAGGCGGTCACGGCGGCGGCGGTCGGGGCGGAGGCCGTTGACGCTGGCTTGCCGCGCGCTCAGGCTCGGCAAGCCATGGCGCCGCCATGGTCGAAGATCCGCTCCGAGCCGCAAAGCGTCGCTTCAAAACGCATCAGGCCCGCCACTCTCACGAGGGCGGGCCTGATGTTTTGCGCGGGAACCCGGTGTCGCAGCCGGGGTTGCCGCGAAACCGACTTCGAAACTTACTGGCTCGACTGCGACGTGCCGTTCGTCGAAGGGCCGTACGCCGTCGCGCGTTGCGCCGCGACCTTGGCTTCGGCAGCCTGAATGTTTTCCGGGTAGTGCATCCAGTCGCTCGGATCGTAGCCGGCGGCGCGCAGTTGCGCGAGATCGGCGCGAACCTCGGCGCGGGTCACGGGTTGCTGCTGGGTTTGCGCCTGTGCGAAAGCAGCGGCGGGCACGGCGACGATGGCGGTAAGCACAGCTGCCTTCAGAAACGACTTCATGACTGACCTCCGATATCTTTTGTGAGGAGCCATCGCATCGGCGTGGCCCATGTCGACAATGTATGCGGACGGAGGGTCAGGGTAAATACTTAGAAGACGAATTCAGTGTTCTCCTGGCGACAACAATCGGATTCGAAATCTCCTGAAGTATTGCTGCGCGCGTCTGCAATAAGGCCAGACGTCGCTCGATTGTCTGGCCCTAAAAATTTGCCGATTATTGCGAAATCTGTAATTCCAATTCGCCTGAATCAGTCTGTATCCGGCAGGGCCGCTTGCCTAGAATCCACTCACAGCCAGCCGTTGCGGCGATTGCAGCGAGCCGGCCGCGCACGAAACGATGCGCACCGTCATTGCGCGTCGACGTCAAATAATTTCGGAGGTTGTGATCATGAAGTCGCTTCTTAAGGCTGTTGCGCTTACCGTAGCTCTGGCCGCTCCGCTGGCTGCTTTCGCTCAGGCCGATCAAGGTCTGACCCGCGAGCAAGTGCGCGAGCAACTCGTCGAATTCCAGCAAACGAGCCGCAACCAGGGTGCCGTGGCTGCTCAGGCAACCGCGCCGGTCGCCCAGACCGATGGCTCGTTCGGTGGCGTAAGCAGCACATCGTCGGCAGCGGGTGGCCGCTTTGTGTCGGAAGCGGCGCGTACGGGTCCCCAATCGGTGTATTTCGGCGGTCAGTAAGCCCGTTGGCAGTCAGCCGATAAAAACGGCCCGCGACATCGCTTCGCGGGCCGTTTTGCATCTGCGCTCCCGTTCACAAGCCGCTACATCTCTTCCGCCTCCGGCACGTCCAGCACGAGATCCGTGCGCGCGACGGCCACGCAGGTCAGCACATAGCCCTCGGCTTTTTCTTCGCGGCTCAATCCGGGCCACTCGATCGTGAAGCTCACTTCGCCGCTCACCACGCGGCACAGGCAGGCGCGGCACGTGCCGTTGCGGCACATGCGCGGCAGGCGGATTCCCTCGAACGCCGCCGCTTCGAGCAAGCTCAGCTCGGGCGGCGCTTCGAAGCTGCGCCCCAGCGGCTCCACACGAACGACGGGCACGCGTGGCGGCCCGTCCTGCAAGCCTTCGTCGCTCATGTCGCTCATGACAGCGATACCCCGAGCAGCCGTCCCGCGCCCGCTGTGAACGCCGCCGCGGCGAGACCGATCACGATCTGCCGCAGCGCCGAAAAGGTCGCGCTGCGCCCGTTGAAGAGCGACGTGAACACGCCGACGAGGGCGAGCCCGCACGCGCTCAGCGCGACCGACTGCGCGATCGCCGTGACGCCGTGCGCCCACAGGAACGGTGCAGTGGGAAACGCGGCGCCGAGCGAAAAGAGGCAAAACGATACAGCGGCGGCCGACCACGGATTGCCGCCCAGCTCCTTCGGGTCGATGCCGAGTTCCTCGCGCGCGAGCGTATTGAGCGCCTCGTCCTTGTTGCGCATGATCTGGGCGGCCACGCGGCGCGCTTCTTCGGGCTCGACGCCCTTCGCCTGATAGATGAGCGCGAGTTCGTTGCGCTCGGCGTCGGGCGTGTGTTCGAGCTCGTCGGCTTCCTTCGCGAGTTGCGTGCGCGCCAGCTCGCGCGCGTTGGTCACCGAGAGCCATTCGCCGAGCGCCATCGAGCATGCGCCGGCCACGAGGCCCGCGAGCCCCGTGAGCAAAATCGTGCGATTGGCGCTGCCCGCACCCGCCACACCCATCATCAGGCAGAAGTTCGAGACGAGACCGTCGTTCGCGCCCAGCACCGCCGCGCGCAGGTCATTGCCCGACGTCGCGCTCTTGTGCCACGACTCGGCCGTGCCGATCGCTTCGCCGTGGCCGTCGCTGTGGCCTTGTTCGGGCTCGCGCTTTTTCGCGACGATCGCCTGCACGATGGTGGCATGTTGCTGTTCCTGGGCGGAAAGCTTCTCGGCGCCGGGTTCGTGCGCGTAGCGGTCGCGGTCGGCGTATTCGGCGGCGGCGACGGTGGGCAGTACGAGCGAAGGACCAAAGGTGCGCGTGAGCGCCTGCAGCAGGCGAGTCTTCGCGCTGCGCCGGTGCGGCCGGGGGGTGACGCCGTTGGCCGCGAGCTTGTCGCGCCAGACGCCCGCGTGCTCGCGCTCGGAGGCGGCGAGTTCGGCGAAGATGCGGCGGCGCTCGTCGTCTTTCTCTACCGCGCATAGCGTGTCGTAGACGGCGGCGCTGTCGAGTTCGTCGGCGAGATTGCGACGGAAGCGGTTGATTTCCTGAGCGGAGGCCATGGGGCGCGATGCGGGAAGCGATCCTTCAAGCTTACCCTGGCGCCGCTATGGCCAGAAGCCGCGCGCGAGGCCCGGCCCGGCCTGTGCGCTCAGCGGCGCTGCCGCAAATGCCGATAGACCGTGTTGCGCGCGAGCCCGAGTTCGCGAGCCGCCGCCGAAACATTGCCGCTATGGCGCGCGAGGGTCTCTTCGATGAGCCGCGACTGCCAGACGGACAGACGCGCGGGTTCGCTCGCCTGGCCCTCAGCCGTGGCATCGCCGGACGGCTCCGCGCAGTCGCTCGCGGGGTCGCAATCGTGCATGAGGTCTTCGGGCAGATGCTCCATGTCGATGGCGTCTTCGCCTTCGGCCATGATCGCCGCCGTGCGCAACGCGCTGGCGAGCTGACGCAGATTGCCCGGCCAGCGGCAGCGCGCGAAGCACGCCCGAACAGCCGGCGTGAGGCGCGTGGGCGCGCCCGGCACTTCGCGCCGCACGATCTCGAGCATGCGCGCGACGAGCGCGTCGAGGTCGGTGCGCCCGGCCAGCGGCGGCAGCGTGACGACGAGGCCGTTGATGCGGTAGTAGAGATCCTCGCGGAATGTCCCTTCGGCGATCATCGCGCGCAGATCGCGGTGCGTCGCGCAGACGATGCGCAAGTCCACCGGCACCGCGCGCGTGCCGCCGAGCGGCACGACGGCGCGTTCCTGCAGCACGCGCATGAGCCGCACCTGTTGCGCGAGCGGCATGTCGCCGATCTCGTCGAGGAAGAGCGTGCCGCCATGCGCCTGCGCGATCTTGCCCGCGCTGCCGCGGCGCTTTGCGCCCGTGAACGCGCCGTCCTCGTAGCCGAACAGCTCCGCTTCGATCAGCGTGTCGGGCAGCGCGGCGCAGTTGAGCGCGACGAACGGGCCGTCGCGGCGCGGCGAATCGCGATGCAGCGCCCGCGCGAGCCATTCCTTGCCGGTGCCGGTGCGGCCAAGCACGAGCACAGGGATGTCGCGGCCGCGTACGCGCGCCACGCGCTGCAGGGCGGCGGCGAGCCGCTCGTCGCCCGTATCGAGTTCGGCGAGCGTGGGCTGCGGCCTCGTCTCGGCGGCGGGCGCTTTCGCCTGGACGGTCGAGGATGCATACGGCGCGCGGGTGGCTTCGGGCGCGGCGGTTCGTGCGAGCGTTGCGACGCCCGACATGGCGGCGCCAGGCGTGGCGCGCGCGATCACGCGCACGCCGCTTGGCAGCGCGAGCGTGAGCGGTTCGCCGCTCGCGCGCATGAGCTGCTGCATGAACGCCGCGAACGGCTGGCCGAAAAGTGCGGCGAACTCGCGCCGCTGCAGTTCGGCGAGCGGCGCGCCGAACTGGAACAGGGCGCTGCGGTTGGCGCACAGCAACGTGCCGTCGGCCGAGAAGGCGGCTAATCCTTCGTACAACGTACCAATGAACTCCGCGCGCGCATGAAACTGGAGCCGGATGGCATCGGCGAATTCGGTGTTGAACAGATGGTTCTCGATCATCTGCGCCGACATGCGCACGAGCGCGAGCGTGTGCTTGTGAAAGCCGCGCGACTCGCCGCTCACGTCGAGCGCGCCGAGCGTGCGTCCGTACGGATCCGCGATCGGCGCGCACGAGCAGGTGAGAATGTGATTGGCGCGCAGAAAGTGCTCGCCCGCATGCACCGTGGTCGGCTGGCCTTCCACGAGCGCCGTGCCGATGGCGTTCGTGCCGCGATGCTGCTCGGCCCACGACACGCCCGGGCGCAGCGCCACGCGCTGCGCTTTCTCGACGAAGTCGCTGTCGGCGAAGCTATGGAGGATCACGCCGTTGCGGTCGGTGAGCAGCACCATGCTCTGCGTATCGACGATCTGCGCATGCAAGGCGTCCATCACGGGACGCGCCTGGTGATAGAGCGTGCGGTTCGTGTCGATCAGCTCGCGCAGGTCCGCGGCGGCCAGTGCGTCGAACTCGGGCGCCTCGCTGGCGCGCAGCCCGAGTGCGCGCGAGCGCGCGTGAGCCTGCGCGATGGCGTCCGCGCGGGCCGCGTCGTGCGGCGTGACGGGGCGTCGGGTCACTCGTGTCTCCAGTCGTTTTGGGCGCTACGCTGCGGCGCAGCATGAGACATGCGCGTCGATTGCAAGGGCGGCGCCTCTGGGGCAGTTCATGGTACAGGATCCGCGGCGGCTGCCTATTCGGGTTGAAGCCGGGTTGAAGCCGGGTTGAGCGGGCGCCGCGCAACTGCGCCTTGAGTTTCCTGCAGCGGGTGCCATGATGAAGGTGAGGGCGCATTCGCGTCGCGCCCCCGGTGGCGCGCGTTTTCGGCAACTGCGGTTGGCGCCGCCCGCTCCGTAGCGGAGTTCGTCATGGTGCACGGCGAATTGAGGATTGTGGTGGCGGTGCTCGCCACGTTCGTTGCGCTCTTTGGCCTCGGGTATGCGATTGATGGATTGATCTTCGACGAGAACAACGTCGTGCTGTCCGGCATGCTGACCGTGGCCCTTGGGATCGTCGCGTTCGTGGTGATGCTCACCTTGC
This genomic interval carries:
- a CDS encoding glutathione binding-like protein, whose amino-acid sequence is MDLYFAPLACSLATRIALYEAGAQARYIQVDTLTKQLAEGGDFFAVNPLGQVPVLREDDGWTLTENSAVLPWVADRFPEARLAPPAGTRERASLHHWLGFIGTELHKAVFVPLLGKDVDEAVKEYARGKVPRRFDLLAHHLESRTFLLDEFSVADAYLVTVLNWAPYVGIDVSQWPAIATYAQRVRERPAVARAIAEEYEIFKRTRH
- a CDS encoding TetR/AcrR family transcriptional regulator gives rise to the protein MQSSTKKDSRPRGRPRAYDPEQALARVRDTFWRNGYTGTSLDDLSEATGMNRPSLYGAFGDKHALYLQTMEHYVEAGRAAMESALDAALPLREALMRVFDGALGWYFPAHDAARGCLLIGTAAVEAVNDDAVRERLAAGLRTFDKAFERRLRTALAQGELPPNASAPMLARLASAVLHSMALRARAGDSRASLRAMAVAGVTLICGEAPVATDARAARRRSK
- a CDS encoding DUF1653 domain-containing protein gives rise to the protein MVRYRHYKGGIYELVCEATLESDPSVTMVVYRAANGTIWTRPSTVFFELVEHEGGLVPRFAPVN
- a CDS encoding YqaE/Pmp3 family membrane protein; protein product: MRLLIALILPWLLFFTIGRPIAGIVCLILQITLIGWIPAAIWAVYSLSQYKTDRKIEDALGRRG
- a CDS encoding DUF4148 domain-containing protein encodes the protein MKSFLKAAVLTAIVAVPAAAFAQAQTQQQPVTRAEVRADLAQLRAAGYDPSDWMHYPENIQAAEAKVAAQRATAYGPSTNGTSQSSQ
- a CDS encoding DUF4148 domain-containing protein — translated: MKSLLKAVALTVALAAPLAAFAQADQGLTREQVREQLVEFQQTSRNQGAVAAQATAPVAQTDGSFGGVSSTSSAAGGRFVSEAARTGPQSVYFGGQ
- a CDS encoding 2Fe-2S iron-sulfur cluster-binding protein, with amino-acid sequence MSDMSDEGLQDGPPRVPVVRVEPLGRSFEAPPELSLLEAAAFEGIRLPRMCRNGTCRACLCRVVSGEVSFTIEWPGLSREEKAEGYVLTCVAVARTDLVLDVPEAEEM
- a CDS encoding VIT1/CCC1 transporter family protein, giving the protein MASAQEINRFRRNLADELDSAAVYDTLCAVEKDDERRRIFAELAASEREHAGVWRDKLAANGVTPRPHRRSAKTRLLQALTRTFGPSLVLPTVAAAEYADRDRYAHEPGAEKLSAQEQQHATIVQAIVAKKREPEQGHSDGHGEAIGTAESWHKSATSGNDLRAAVLGANDGLVSNFCLMMGVAGAGSANRTILLTGLAGLVAGACSMALGEWLSVTNARELARTQLAKEADELEHTPDAERNELALIYQAKGVEPEEARRVAAQIMRNKDEALNTLAREELGIDPKELGGNPWSAAAVSFCLFSLGAAFPTAPFLWAHGVTAIAQSVALSACGLALVGVFTSLFNGRSATFSALRQIVIGLAAAAFTAGAGRLLGVSLS
- a CDS encoding sigma-54-dependent Fis family transcriptional regulator is translated as MTRRPVTPHDAARADAIAQAHARSRALGLRASEAPEFDALAAADLRELIDTNRTLYHQARPVMDALHAQIVDTQSMVLLTDRNGVILHSFADSDFVEKAQRVALRPGVSWAEQHRGTNAIGTALVEGQPTTVHAGEHFLRANHILTCSCAPIADPYGRTLGALDVSGESRGFHKHTLALVRMSAQMIENHLFNTEFADAIRLQFHARAEFIGTLYEGLAAFSADGTLLCANRSALFQFGAPLAELQRREFAALFGQPFAAFMQQLMRASGEPLTLALPSGVRVIARATPGAAMSGVATLARTAAPEATRAPYASSTVQAKAPAAETRPQPTLAELDTGDERLAAALQRVARVRGRDIPVLVLGRTGTGKEWLARALHRDSPRRDGPFVALNCAALPDTLIEAELFGYEDGAFTGAKRRGSAGKIAQAHGGTLFLDEIGDMPLAQQVRLMRVLQERAVVPLGGTRAVPVDLRIVCATHRDLRAMIAEGTFREDLYYRINGLVVTLPPLAGRTDLDALVARMLEIVRREVPGAPTRLTPAVRACFARCRWPGNLRQLASALRTAAIMAEGEDAIDMEHLPEDLMHDCDPASDCAEPSGDATAEGQASEPARLSVWQSRLIEETLARHSGNVSAAARELGLARNTVYRHLRQRR
- a CDS encoding DUF2964 family protein; the encoded protein is MVHGELRIVVAVLATFVALFGLGYAIDGLIFDENNVVLSGMLTVALGIVAFVVMLTLHPKDLEHLDQHRHRES